The genomic region AAATGAGTGAACAAAATAATCGTTATCAAAAAGCGATGAATCGCTTGGAAGAAATTTTAACGAAAATTGACCAAAGCGATGTGAGCGTTGACGAACTCGCAAGCCAAGTAGAAGAAGCGACGAAACTTCTCCGAGAATGCAAAGTGATTCTTTCGGAAACCGAGAAAAATGTGCAAAAAGCACTTTCGGATTTGAACGAAGAAACGGCGAAGGATTCGAATAACGGATGAGCGAATCGCTGAAAGTCGAAAACATCTCGGTTTATTATCCGATGCGAAGCGGCGTGTTTTCGCGGGTTTCGCATTATTTTAAAGCGGTGCAAGATGTTTCGTTTACTTTAGAAGCGGGCGAAATTTTAGCGGTCATCGGCGAATCGGGCTGCGGAAAAAGTACATTAGCGCAAGCGCTTGTCGGACTTTTGCCGTGGCATTCGGGCTCTTATTCTGTTTTTGGAAAATCGGTGGATGTTAAAAATCCGAAAGCATTTTCCGAAGTCCGCAAATCGGTGCAGATGGTTTTTCAAGATCCTTTTTCCAGTTTAAATCCGCGGCAAACCGTTTCGCAGATTTTAACTTTCCCGCTGATGGCGCAAGGAATTTCAAAAAAAGAAGCGCAGAAAAAAGCGGAGCAAGAATTGGAATGGGTTGGGCTTCCGACAGATTCTTTGGAACGTTTTCCGCATGAATTTTCGGGCGGGCAACGGCAGCGCATCGGCATTGCGCGCGCACTCATGGTCGATCCCAAAGTGATTATCGCCGACGAAGTGACGAGTGCTCTCGACGTTTCGGTGCAAGCACAAGTTTTAGAATTGCTTCAAAAATTGCGAAAGGAACTCGGCATTTCTCTCGTCTTCATTTCGCACGATATTCTCCTCGTGCGTTCTTTTGCAGACAAAGTCATCGTCATGTACAAAGGCAAAAAAATGGAAGAGGGAAATGTGCAAGATGTTTTAGTGAATCCGAAACATCCTTATACGCAAGCGCTCATCGCAAGTGTTCCCACTTTGGATTTTGATAAACCGCCGAAAGTTCCTGAGATGATGGATTTTTCTGTATGAAAAAAAATGCAACGGTCATTCTGCGGATGGAAAAAATGGCGCAGGGCGGCGATGCGATTTCGCATTTAGAAGATGGTCGAATTTGTTTTGTTGCAGGCGCACTTTCGGGAGAACTCGCCGAAGTTGTTTTAACGCAAAACAAAAAAGATTACGCCAAAGGATTTGCTCAAAAAATTCTCGAAAGTTCTGCGGAACGTGTAACGCCTGCGTGTCCGCTTTACGGAAAATGCGGCGGTTGTTCTTTGGAACACGCATCGTTTGCATTTCAACTCGAAATGTATCGTAGCGCGGTCGAAGAACTCTTTCGGCGATTTGCCAAAACGGAATTGCCCGCAGGTTGGAAAATTCACAGCGGAAATCCTTACGGATACAGAAATCGTGCGCGTTTAGTGCGAGCGGGAAATGGTTACGGTTTCCGCGAAAATCAAAGTCATCGCATTATTCCGATTTCGCATTGTAAAATTCTTTCGCCCGCATTAAACCGTTTTCTCGCCGACGGAAAATTTCCAAAGGTCGAAGAAATTTCTCTCTTCGATAATGGCAAAGGAAAAGTTTCGTATTTCTACAAAGGCATGCGCGAAAGTGAATTTCAAAAGTTTGCGCAAAATACGGTGCAGATAAATGATGTGAAAATTTCGATGGATTCCGCGTGCTTTTTTCAATCGAATTTAGAAGTGCTTCCAGAATTGGTTAACGCAGTCGTTGAATCGGCGGGCTCGGGAAATTATCTCATCGATTTATTCAGCGGCGTCGGATTTTTCGCTTCGATTTTGCAGAAAAATTTTAAGCGCATCGTGACTGTAGAACGCGAAGAAAAAGCGCTCGTTCATGCGAATCAAAATGTTCCGTCTGCAAAAAATATTTCGTCGCCGGCAGAAGAATGGCTTTTGCAAAATGACGCATCGGGCGCAGATGTTTTAATCGTAGATCCGCCGCGGACAGGACTTCCGCCGTCTGCGTTAGATGCAATCGTTCAAGCGAAGCCGGAAAAATTACTTTACATTTCTTGCGACCCCGCGACCCTTGCACGCGATTTTCGAAAATTTTCAGAAAGCGGATTTTCCATTGTGCGCGCCGAAGGTTTTGC from Hallerella porci harbors:
- the xseB gene encoding exodeoxyribonuclease VII small subunit; amino-acid sequence: MSEQNNRYQKAMNRLEEILTKIDQSDVSVDELASQVEEATKLLRECKVILSETEKNVQKALSDLNEETAKDSNNG
- a CDS encoding ABC transporter ATP-binding protein, with amino-acid sequence MSESLKVENISVYYPMRSGVFSRVSHYFKAVQDVSFTLEAGEILAVIGESGCGKSTLAQALVGLLPWHSGSYSVFGKSVDVKNPKAFSEVRKSVQMVFQDPFSSLNPRQTVSQILTFPLMAQGISKKEAQKKAEQELEWVGLPTDSLERFPHEFSGGQRQRIGIARALMVDPKVIIADEVTSALDVSVQAQVLELLQKLRKELGISLVFISHDILLVRSFADKVIVMYKGKKMEEGNVQDVLVNPKHPYTQALIASVPTLDFDKPPKVPEMMDFSV
- a CDS encoding class I SAM-dependent RNA methyltransferase, with the translated sequence MKKNATVILRMEKMAQGGDAISHLEDGRICFVAGALSGELAEVVLTQNKKDYAKGFAQKILESSAERVTPACPLYGKCGGCSLEHASFAFQLEMYRSAVEELFRRFAKTELPAGWKIHSGNPYGYRNRARLVRAGNGYGFRENQSHRIIPISHCKILSPALNRFLADGKFPKVEEISLFDNGKGKVSYFYKGMRESEFQKFAQNTVQINDVKISMDSACFFQSNLEVLPELVNAVVESAGSGNYLIDLFSGVGFFASILQKNFKRIVTVEREEKALVHANQNVPSAKNISSPAEEWLLQNDASGADVLIVDPPRTGLPPSALDAIVQAKPEKLLYISCDPATLARDFRKFSESGFSIVRAEGFAFYPQTPHFEMFLELCAKSNLEIL